CGGTAATACGTAGGTGGCGAGCGTTATCCGGAATTATTGGGCGTAAAGGGAGCGTAGGCGGTTTATTAAGTTTAAGGTGAAAGTTCGGGGCTCAACCCCGTGACGCCTTAGAAACTGGTAGACTTGAGTACAGGAGAGGTGAGTGGAATTCCATGTGTAGCGGTAAAATGCGTAGATATATGGAGGAACACCAGTGGCGAAGGCGGCTCACTGGCCTGATACTGACGCTGAGGCTCGAAAGCGTGGGGAGCAAATAGGATTAGATACCCTAGTAGTCCACGCCGTAAACGATGGATACTAAGTGTTGGGAAGAATCTCAGTGCTGCAGTTAACGCAATAAGTATCCCGCCTGGGGAGTATGCGCGCAAGCGTAAAACTCAAAGGAATTGACGGGGGCCCGCACAAGCGGTGGAGTATGTGGTTTAATTCGACGCAACGCGAAGAACCTTACCAGGTCTTGACATACCGCGCAAAAGCACAGAGATGTGTAATAGTTATGGCGGATACAGGTGGTGCATGGTTGTCGTCAGCTCGTGTCGTGAGATGTTGGGTTAAGTCCCGCAACGAGCGCAACCCTTGTCTCTAGTTACCAGCATGTAAAGATGGGGACTCTAGAGAGACTGCCGGTGATAAACCGGAGGAAGGTGGGGATGACGTCAAATCATCATGCCCCTTATGATCTGGGCTACACACGTACTACAATGGCGTATACAAAGGGAAGCGAAGCAGTGATGTGGAGCGAATCTCATAAAGTACGTCTCAGTTCGGATTGGAGTCTGCAACTCGACTCCATGAAGTCGGAATCGCTAGTAATCGCGGATCAGCATGCCGCGGTGAATACGTTCTCGGGCCTTGTACACACCGCCCGTCAAACCATGGGAGTTGGTAATACCCGAAGCCAGTGGCCTAACCCGCAAGGGAGGGAGCTGTCGAAGGTAGGATCGATGACTGGGGTTAAGTCGTAACAAGGTATCCCTACCGGAAGGTGGGGATGGATCACCTCCTTTCTAAGGAGTATTAGAAAGACGTCGAAATTGGTACACACGTTTCTTGTTTAGTTTTGAGAGATCGAAGCGATCATCTCAGGATCTTTGAAAACTGAATAATAGAAGAGATTCAGATAGGTAAAAAAATGGATCTTTTTGGATAGTTGAAAAACTAAGAACACAAAGTCAAAGTTAAAAAGCAATTTAACAGTAACTTAAGCAAACAAACAAAGCGAACACATAAAAAAAACAAAGCGCAATCCAGTCTTATGCAGGCTGAGGTTGTAATGACGTGATTAAATATGGAAGGGCGTACGGTGGATGCCTAGGCACTAAGAGCTGATGAAGGACGCGACTAACAGCGAAATGCTTCGGGGAGTGGTACGTACACAATGATCCGGAGGTATCCGAATGGGGGAACCCAATACTGGTAGAGCAGTATTACAGTCAAATGAACACATAGTTTGATATGAGGCAACCTTGCGAATTGAAACATCTTAGTAGCAAGAGGAAAAGAAAATAAAGAATGATTCCCTGAGTAGTGGCGAGCGAAACGGGAAGAGCCCAAACCGACTTTAGGGTCGGGGTTGTAGGACCACGATATGGGATTGATTTGAGATAGAAGAATGGCATTGAAAGGCCAGCCGAAGAAGGTGCAAGCCCTGTATTTGAAATTGAGAATCACTCTAGTGGGATCCTGAGTACGGCGAGGCACGTGAAACCTTGTCGGAATCTGCCGGGACCACCCGGTAAGGCTAAATACTCCTTAGTGACCGATAGTGAACCAGTACCGTGAGGGAAAGGTGAAAAGAACCGCTGGCGCGGAGTGAAATAGAACCTGAAACCGTATGCTTACAAGAAGTCAGAGCCCGTTAAAGGGTGATGGCGTGCCTATTGCATAATGAACCGGCGAGTTACGATAGTGTGCGAGGTTAAGCTGAAGAGGCGGAGCCGAAGCGAAAGCGAGTCTGAATAGGGCGAAATAGTACAATGTCGTAGACCCGAAACGAAGTGATCTAGCCATGACCAGGTTGAAGTTTGGGTGAAACCAAATGGAGGACCGAACCGACCATCGTTGAAAAGCTGGCGGATGAGTTGTGGCTAGGGGTGAAAAGCCAATCGAACTTCGAGATAGCTGGTTCTCCCCGAAATAGCTTTAGGGCTAGCGTCAAGTGAATGCCATTGGAGGTAGAGCACTGAAAGTGTGATGGCCCCATCTAGGGGTACTGATCATTATCAAACTCCGAATGCCAATGGTTAATGCTTGGCAGTCAGTCTGTGGGTGATAATGTCCATAGACGAGAGGGAAACAGCCCAGATCGCCAGCTAAGGTCCCAAAATACATGCTAAGTGGAAAAGGATGTGGGGATGCACAGACAACTAGGAGGTTGGCTTAGAAGCAGCCACCCTTGAAAGAGTGCGTAACAGCTCACTAGTCGAGTGACCCTGCGCCGAAAATGTACCGGGGCTAAGCATGTTACCGAAGCTGCGAATTTATAGTAATATGAATGGTAGGGGAGCGTTCTATACAGCGTTGAAGGTGTACCGTAAGGAGCGCTGGAGCGTATAGAAGTGAGAATGCCGGTGTGAGTAGCGAAATGTCAGTGAGAATCTGACACACCGATTGCCTAAGGTTTCCAGGGGAAGGCTCGTCCTCCCTGGGTAAGTCGGGACCTAAGATGAGGCTGAAAAGCGTAGTCGATGGACAACGGGTTGATATTCCCGTACCCACAATACAAGTGAAGGAATGACAGAGAAGGCTAGATACAGCGCACGACTGGAAGAGTGCGTCCAAGCGAAGGAGCAGATGTGTAGGCAAATCCGCACATCAATGCAAAGGCGTGATGGGGAGTGAACCCGTGAGGAAGTAGCGAAGGTGTTGATGCCAGCTTTCAAGAAAAGTTTCTAGCGATAATTGTATGGTGGCCCGTACCAAAACCGACACAGGTGGGCAAGGAGAGAATCCTGAGGTGAGCGAGAGAACTGTTGCCAAGGAACTCGGCAAAATGACCCCGTAACTTAGGGAGAAGGGGTGCTCTATGAAGAGTAGAGCCGCAGTGAAGAGGCCCAAGCGACTGTTTAACTAAAACATAGCTCTCTGCAAAGCCGCAAGGCGAAGTATAGGGGGTGACGCCTGCCCGGTGCTGGAAGGTTAAGGGGATGTGTTAGGAGAAATCCGAAGCATTGAACTGAAGCCCCAGTGAACGGCGGCCGTAACTATAACGGTCCTAAGGTAGCGAAATTCCTTGTCGGGTAAGTTCCGACCCGCACGAAAGGCGTAACGATTTGGGCGCTGTCTCGGCAGCAGACTCGGTGAAATCTTAGTACCGGTGATAATGCCGGTTACCCGCAACTAGAAGGAAAGACCCCATGGAGCTTTACTGTAGCTTGATATTGAACTTTGAGCCTACATGTACAGGATAGGTGGGAGACTGTGAAGCGTGTACGCTAGTATACGTGGAGTCACAACTGGGATACCACTCTTGTATGTTTGAAGTTCTAACCGCGGTCCGTAATCCGGATCCGGGAACGTGTCAGGTAGGCAGTTTGACTGGGGCGGTCGCCTCCTAAAGAGTAACGGAGGCGCCCAAAGGTACACTCAGATTGGTCAGAAATCAATCGACGAGCGCAAAGGCAGAAGTGTGCTTGACTGCGAGACTTACAAGTCGAGCAGGGACGAAAGTCGGGCTTAGTGATCCGGCGGTTCCGCGTGGAAGGGCCGTCGCTTAACGGATAAAAGCTACCCTGGGGATAACAGGCTAATCTCGCCCAAGAGTTCATATCGACGGCGAGGTTTGGCACCTCGATGTCGGCTCATCGCATCCTGGAACTGAAGCCGGTTCCAAGGGTTGGGCTGTCCGCCCATTAAAGCGGTACGCGAGCTGGGTTCAGAACGTCGTGAGACAGTTCGGTCCCTATCTGTTGTGGGCGTAGGAAATTTGAGGAGCGCTGTCCCTAGTACGAGAGGACCGGGATGGACATACCGCTGGTGTACCAGTTGTTCTGCCAAGAGCACCGCTGGGTAGCTAAGTATGGAATGGATAAGCGCTGAAAGCATCTAAGCATGAAACCAACTCCAAGATGAGATTTCCCATTCGTAAGAAGTAAGATCCCTGAAAGACTATCAGGTTGATAGGTCAGAGGTGGAAGTGTAGCGATACATGGAGCTGACTGATACTAATAGATCGAGGTTTTAATCACAAACGTCTTATAAACAACAACACATCCGAAAGGATACAACGTCAACTTATCAATCGACTTTCTATTATTTAGTTTTGAGAGATTCTCTCAATTTGATCTGGTGATTCTAGCGAAGTGGTCACACCTGTTCCCATCCCGAACACAGTAGTTAAGCACTTTAGCGGCGACAATAGCTATGCCTGCCATAGTTAAGATAGCTCATTGCCAGTTAATCAAGGACCTTCACTTTGAGGGTTCTTTTTTTTATAGTACTTTAAAAAGGTGTGTTGATATGAATAAAATTTTCATCTAGACATAACAAATTAAATTGTAAAATTGACATATTTTTCATCGAACTTCCATATAGTGTGATATAATTAGTTAACCGATTAACTATTATGAAGGAGTGATCATATGTTTGACTTATTAACAGAAACTTTTCGTGCGATGGCACATAAGCAACGAAATGCTTTACGTACCGAATTAGCAAAGCACGGTCTCTATTTGGGACAACATCGGATTCTTTTCTTACTCAAAGATCAACCAGGACTGTCTCAAGTTGAAATCTGTGATAACTTGAATGTAACTAAAGAATCGTTATCCTTAAGTCTTAAACGGCTTCACAATGCTGATCTTGTGTATTGTGAGAAAGATGATCATGATAAAAGAAAGACACTGTGGTCTTTAACCAATCTTGGATTAGAAAAGGCTCAGGTGTGTAAGAAGGGGTTTAAGTCAGTGAACGAATCGATGTTTGGGGAACTATCACATGAAGAAATGATTCAGCTCGAATCATACTTCAATAAAATGATACGGGGGTTAGAAAGAAGAGAGATTGATGAAGAAGTTATTTAGTATTTTTAAACCCAGTATTCCACTTGCCCTTGTTGGCGTTGTAATGGTTGGAAGTGTGGCATTGATTGAACTCTATCAAATTCAATTAATGGCACAAATTATTGATGTAGGAATTGCAAATCAAGATATGAGTGTTATTGTACGGGTCGGCTCATTAATGGTAGGTCTGGCCTTAATTGGCGCGGTGATTGCGGTGTTGGGACTTATCATTCCTGCACATGTGTCAACGCTTTTTGGGTTTAATCTCAGATTATATTTATTTGATAAGATTCAAAACTTCTCAGTTAAAAATGTTAACAAATTTTCAAGTGCGTCCTTAGTTACGCGATTAACTAATGATATTGATGTTGTTTCGAGAACCCTTATGACCATTTTAAGACTTCTTGTAAGAGCACCAATCCTTATGGTCAGTGCTGTGTATATGACCTATATCACGAATAAAGAGTTATCCTATGTAATGCTTGTTGCAATTGTAATATTATCGACTATTTTAGTAACAGTGATTCAACTTGGTTTCTCGCGTTTTGTCTTCTTGCAAGAAAAAGTAGACCAGTTGAATCGAAAAATACAAGAATCATTGGTAAATATTCGTGTGATTAAATCCTTCGTACGTGAAGATTTTGAAGACGAAGGGTTTGAAAAAGAAAACGAAGCTTTTTATAATGCAGCAATGCGTGCGAATTTATTGATGTTAATCAGTAACCCTGCACTTATGGCAGCAATTAACTTCGCAACAATTATCATTGTTTATATGAGTTCTTTCTTAATTATTGATAGCCAAATCTTACAAATCGGTGACTTACTGGTCTTTGTCAATTATTTAAGATTTACCATGTTTTCTATGATGATGTTGAGTTTCGTATTTACGATGGTTACCCGTTCTAAAGCATCACTTATTCGGATTAAAGAAGTAATTGTGGAACCCATTGATATCACAAATCCCATCGAACCAACACGTGTATCCAAGGAAAGTGGCACCATTGAATTCAAAAATGTAAGTTTCAATTACTTTGGTCATGAAGCAGATGATGTTCTCAGCGATATCAACCTTCACATTCAAAAAGGTGAACACATTGGAATTATTGGAAGTACAGGAGCAGGAAAGTCAACCTTAGTCAATTTATTAGTGCGGTTGGTTGATGTATCTCAGGGAGAAATATTGTTGAATGGAACAGATATTCGACATATGGATGTTTTTGAGCTTAGATCTCATTTTGGATTTGTACCTCAAAAGAATGTCCTGTTTTCGGGAACTATTGCGGATAATTTGAAATTTGGATCACAATTAGTTGATGAAGATGCAATGATTAAAGCAACACAAACTGCATCAATCTATGACTTTATTAACAATTCAAAAGATCAATTCGAGTCGACAGTTGTACAAGGCGGTACAAACTTTTCAGGTGGGCAACGCCAACGGTTATGTATTGCCCGAGCTTTAGCAATCAATCCAAATATATTGGTGCTTGATGATAGTACCTCTGCTTTAGATGCTGCAACTGAAAGTGCTGTTATGAAAGCAATTGACGATAACTACCCGACCCTCACCTTAATTAATATTGCGCAAAAAATAAGCTCAGTACGTATGATGGACCGCATTGTTGTATTAAATGAAGGGCAAATAGTAGGCCTTGGAACACATGATGATTTATTGGAACACTGTACCGTATACCAAGAAATCTATGAGTCACAAATGAGAAAGGAAGCATCATATGAGTGAGAAGACACTAAAAGTAGGGGGAAAACCCAAACAAAAAGGTGGAACACTAAGACGCCTCTTAGGATATCTTGGAAGAAATAAATTTCTATTATTTACCGTATTTATCCTATCTGCGATTTCTACACTTGGTGCTGTCTATGGTTCATATGCAATTTCGCCCTTAATTACAATTATTGAAAATGGTCTGAATGGAACCATCTCACGTGTGGATGTAACCACACAATTAATTCGACAGCTGTCTATCCTATTTATCATTTATGCTTTTGAAATTGTAGCGAGTTATCTATCATCTAGATTCATGGTTAAGATATCACAACAAGCAGTAAAAGATATTCGAAAAGATATGTTCTCGCGCATTCTTCGCATTGATATTCGTTATCATGATATAAATACACATGGTGAGCTTATGAGTCGATTTATTAATGATATTGATTTAGTGACCGAAGGGTTAAACTCAGCAGCAGCGTCACTTGTGTCCAATGCATTATCCCTTGTGGGAACACTCATTGCAATGTTTATTTTAAGCCCAATTCTAACCATTGCCACTGTGATTATCTTGCCTTTACTTTCCTTAATGTCGCGTACGGTTGTGAAATTTAGCCGTAAGTATGCAAAACTGCAACAACAATCTCTTGGGAAATTGAATGGATTTGTGGAAGAAGCCATGGAAGGTCAAATTGTAACCCAGCTGTTTAACCACCAAGAACAATCCAATCAAGAGATGCGTCGCTTGAGTGAAATATATCGTAAAAATAATAAGTATGCACAAATTACATCCTTGATGATGATTCCTTTAATGCAAAATCTAAATACGATTAATTATGCAATCATCGGGGTATTGGGTGGTTACCTTACAATCAATCATGGTTTGTCAGTCGGTAACTTAGGGGCATATGTTAACATGACCCGTCGTTTGGGATTCCCAATTAATGAAATCGCAAACCAATATACAATCCTACAATCATCAGTTGCAGCAGCAGAACGTATCTTTGAACTGATTGATTGGCCACTTGAACCTGTTGACTCAAAAGACATTATGCTCGACCAAGTTGAAGGGGATGTTGTGTTCAGTGATGTTCGATTTGGATACAAGAAAGGCGTTGACGTTCTTAAAGGAGTTTCATTTTGGGCGAAAAAAGGACAAAAAATTGCCTTTGTCGGATCTACAGGTTCGGGTAAAACAACCATGATTAACCTGATTACACGATTTTATGATATTGACAGTGGGAGTGCTACATTAGATGGCATCGAGTTGAAGGATATAAACCGATACAGTCTTCGTAATCAGATTGCGATGGTGCTTCAAGACACCCATCTTTTCACAGGAACGATTATGGACAATATTCGATATGGTAATTTAGATGCAAGTGATGAAGCGTGTATTGAAGCTGCTAAGCTAGCAAATGCCCATCACTTCATTAAACGACTTGAATACGGATATCAAACTGTAATCAGTGGATCAGGGGATGAACTTTCCCAAGGCCAACGACAACTTTTAAATATTGCTCGGGCTGCGGTTGCTAATCCAAAAATCTTAATACTTGATGAAGCAACTTCAAGTATCGATACACGAACCGAACGCCTTATTGAGAAAGGAATGGACCGTTTGATGGCTGGAAGAACAACATTCATTATTGCCCACAGACTTTCAACAGTTAGGAATTCAGACGCAATTCTCGTATTGGAACAAGGGGAAATCCTTGAGCGTGGTGATCATGATTCTCTGCTTAAATTGGGTGGTCGCTATGCATCCCTCTATACAGGGCAAAGTGAGCTCGAATAAATGTTATGAATAATTTAGTACCTTTCTTCATGATAGCGTAAATTAATGCTATAATATGCAAAAAGGGAGTGATTATTTCATGCTTAGAGTGGAATTTTTAGGCCACAGTGGATTTGTTGTTGAAACGGACAAAGCAGTCTATGTTTTTGACTTCGTTTACGGGAACCTTCCATCACATTATTTAAAGAATGAATCAAAACCGGTGTTATTTTTAGTGTCGCATCATCACGAAGACCACTATTCAACATCGGTTTTTGCGTATCAAATGACGACAATTCTCTCATTTGATATCGATGTAGTACCCTATCGTGATGTCTTTAAGGTAAGACCAGGGGATAATATCAACTTAGGATTTGCGAAAATCTTTGTTTACCCAAGCACAGATGATGGTGTCAGTTATGTGATTCAAGAAGATAACCTAACATTTATGCACAGTGGTGATTTAAATGATTGGCATTGGAAAACAGATTCAGGTGTAAACGAAGCAAAAGAAGCAACACGCAGTTTCAGAGAAATTGTAGATCGTCTAGTTCAATATAAAGGCATGGATTTGATGATGTTTCCAGTCGATCCAAGACTTGGAAGAGATTTTGATCAAGGCGCGCGTTATATCATTGAAAAACTTGAACCTAAAATCTTCATTCCGATGCATTATAGGGGGCAAATTGAACGGCTCACGCCATTTATAGAATGGACACAAACAGTGCCTTCTGTGCATTTTGAAATTCCACGACATGACAATAAGTACTTCAACTTTGAAATTTAAAGCAATTATATTCGACTTAGATGGGACCCTTGTAGATTCTTTGTTTGATTTGGGGTCAAGCATGAATAAGGTTCTTTTACGTCATAACTATCCAATCCATGCAATGGATCGGTATCGACACTTTGTTGGCAACGGAATGCGTAAACTCGTGGAACGCGCATTACCCAACACTTTTGAACATGATATAGAATTCTATTTAGACGAACTCTTGACAATTTATGCTGATAACTGTTTAATGAAGACACAGACATACACTGGAATCGAAGCATTGTTACAACAACTAAAGGATGCATCGATTCAAATGGCAATCATAACAAATAAGAAACATGAGCTTACAGATAAAATCATAGAGGATCTGTTAAGTGATTTCACTTTTGAAGCAGTGATGGGAGATTTAAATGATGGCAAACGCAAACCGGATCCATATCACACACTTGCTGTGATGGAAACGATGGGTGTAAGACCATCTGAAGTACTCTTTGTGGGGGATTCAAATGTTGACATTGAGACAGCACAGAATGCAGGTGTAGAATCATGTGGTGTATTATGGGGATTTCGCACAAAAACAGAACTCATTGACGCAGGTGCTACCTATGTCGTTGAGAAACCATCAGAAATCTTCGAAATAATTCACTGAAAACACATACATGGTGGCTACCTAAATTGAGCCAAATATGTTAAACTTGGAGGGTAAGGGGTATTTTTTTATGGATGATAAACGACTCATATATATATGCGGGCATCAATTTCCGGATACAGATTCAGTTGTATCAGCAATTGCTTATGCTCACTTAAAGCAAAGAAAAGGGATTAATGCAGTTGCATGCCGACTAGGGCCAATTAATGCAGAGACAGCATTTGTTCTTGAACGTTTTGGAATACGCAAGCCAATCTTATTGAAAGATGCACGTGCAACCTTAGAGGAAATAGAAATGGATGACGTCGTTTCAGTACGCATTCATACTACAATTAAAGAAGCCATGGAATTGATGTCTGAAACTGGAACACGAACACTTGCGGTTGTAAATGAAAAAAATCAACTGTTGGGCGTTGTAACAAACTCCAATCTTGCTTATGTAGCGATTGGAGATACTGCACATACAATCAAAATGCTACAACAAACTCCAGTTGAAAATATCGCGAAGTCTATTGAAGGAAAAATTGTTTACGCGCCTTTAGATTTTAAATTTAATGGTAAAGTAAGTATTGTTGCGATCGCATCAACTAAGCTCCAAAATTATGAATTAAGTGGTAGACTCGTTGTCATCGGAAATGACACGGATTCACAAATAGAAGCAATCAATCGAGGGGCAGCTTGTATCGTAACGGTATGGACAAAAGAAATTGCACCGGAAGTAATTGAAATGGCAAAAGAACATAATTGTGCCATTATCATGTCAGAGCATGGTTCTTTGAACACATCACGATACATCTTCTTTGCACCAAGTGTCGATAAGGTTATGTCAAGTGACCCAATTTACTTTAACAAAAGCGAATTTATCGATGATGCAGCCGATCGTATGTTGAAAACACGATACCGTTCCTATCCAGTTGTAGATGATCAAAATCGAATTTATGGTTTTGTATCTCGGTTTCACGTACTCAACAGTAAGAATAAGCGCGTGATTCTAGTTGACCACAATGAGTATTCTCAAAGTGTAGTAGGAATCGAAGAAGCTGAAGTACTTGAAGTGATTGATCACCATCGAATTGGTGATGTCAGCACCGCAAAACCAATCTATTTCAGAAATGAAATTATAGGCTCAACAGCTTCAATCGTTGCGAAAATGTATGAAGAAGCAGGGGAGCAAATTCCAAAAGATATCGCTGGTTTACTCC
This DNA window, taken from Erysipelothrix larvae, encodes the following:
- a CDS encoding putative manganese-dependent inorganic diphosphatase; this encodes MDDKRLIYICGHQFPDTDSVVSAIAYAHLKQRKGINAVACRLGPINAETAFVLERFGIRKPILLKDARATLEEIEMDDVVSVRIHTTIKEAMELMSETGTRTLAVVNEKNQLLGVVTNSNLAYVAIGDTAHTIKMLQQTPVENIAKSIEGKIVYAPLDFKFNGKVSIVAIASTKLQNYELSGRLVVIGNDTDSQIEAINRGAACIVTVWTKEIAPEVIEMAKEHNCAIIMSEHGSLNTSRYIFFAPSVDKVMSSDPIYFNKSEFIDDAADRMLKTRYRSYPVVDDQNRIYGFVSRFHVLNSKNKRVILVDHNEYSQSVVGIEEAEVLEVIDHHRIGDVSTAKPIYFRNEIIGSTASIVAKMYEEAGEQIPKDIAGLLLAAMISDTLNLKSPTTTPQDLKIAEKLCQISEINRDDFAREMFEITSSIGNKSYEEIINQDIKSFNLSGHNVVIGQVVVYEFDEVNNILDEFTDAMDQYVKVNKIDLLTIVFTSIVDNGSIILAAGEMKKAVHDAFPNREGERYSFFSDVVSRKNQIVPKLSYALSQYKTSK
- a CDS encoding HAD family hydrolase; the protein is MTISTSTLKFKAIIFDLDGTLVDSLFDLGSSMNKVLLRHNYPIHAMDRYRHFVGNGMRKLVERALPNTFEHDIEFYLDELLTIYADNCLMKTQTYTGIEALLQQLKDASIQMAIITNKKHELTDKIIEDLLSDFTFEAVMGDLNDGKRKPDPYHTLAVMETMGVRPSEVLFVGDSNVDIETAQNAGVESCGVLWGFRTKTELIDAGATYVVEKPSEIFEIIH
- a CDS encoding ABC transporter ATP-binding protein codes for the protein MSEKTLKVGGKPKQKGGTLRRLLGYLGRNKFLLFTVFILSAISTLGAVYGSYAISPLITIIENGLNGTISRVDVTTQLIRQLSILFIIYAFEIVASYLSSRFMVKISQQAVKDIRKDMFSRILRIDIRYHDINTHGELMSRFINDIDLVTEGLNSAAASLVSNALSLVGTLIAMFILSPILTIATVIILPLLSLMSRTVVKFSRKYAKLQQQSLGKLNGFVEEAMEGQIVTQLFNHQEQSNQEMRRLSEIYRKNNKYAQITSLMMIPLMQNLNTINYAIIGVLGGYLTINHGLSVGNLGAYVNMTRRLGFPINEIANQYTILQSSVAAAERIFELIDWPLEPVDSKDIMLDQVEGDVVFSDVRFGYKKGVDVLKGVSFWAKKGQKIAFVGSTGSGKTTMINLITRFYDIDSGSATLDGIELKDINRYSLRNQIAMVLQDTHLFTGTIMDNIRYGNLDASDEACIEAAKLANAHHFIKRLEYGYQTVISGSGDELSQGQRQLLNIARAAVANPKILILDEATSSIDTRTERLIEKGMDRLMAGRTTFIIAHRLSTVRNSDAILVLEQGEILERGDHDSLLKLGGRYASLYTGQSELE
- a CDS encoding MarR family winged helix-turn-helix transcriptional regulator, which gives rise to MFDLLTETFRAMAHKQRNALRTELAKHGLYLGQHRILFLLKDQPGLSQVEICDNLNVTKESLSLSLKRLHNADLVYCEKDDHDKRKTLWSLTNLGLEKAQVCKKGFKSVNESMFGELSHEEMIQLESYFNKMIRGLERREIDEEVI
- a CDS encoding MBL fold metallo-hydrolase, with the protein product MLRVEFLGHSGFVVETDKAVYVFDFVYGNLPSHYLKNESKPVLFLVSHHHEDHYSTSVFAYQMTTILSFDIDVVPYRDVFKVRPGDNINLGFAKIFVYPSTDDGVSYVIQEDNLTFMHSGDLNDWHWKTDSGVNEAKEATRSFREIVDRLVQYKGMDLMMFPVDPRLGRDFDQGARYIIEKLEPKIFIPMHYRGQIERLTPFIEWTQTVPSVHFEIPRHDNKYFNFEI
- a CDS encoding ABC transporter ATP-binding protein, whose product is MKKLFSIFKPSIPLALVGVVMVGSVALIELYQIQLMAQIIDVGIANQDMSVIVRVGSLMVGLALIGAVIAVLGLIIPAHVSTLFGFNLRLYLFDKIQNFSVKNVNKFSSASLVTRLTNDIDVVSRTLMTILRLLVRAPILMVSAVYMTYITNKELSYVMLVAIVILSTILVTVIQLGFSRFVFLQEKVDQLNRKIQESLVNIRVIKSFVREDFEDEGFEKENEAFYNAAMRANLLMLISNPALMAAINFATIIIVYMSSFLIIDSQILQIGDLLVFVNYLRFTMFSMMMLSFVFTMVTRSKASLIRIKEVIVEPIDITNPIEPTRVSKESGTIEFKNVSFNYFGHEADDVLSDINLHIQKGEHIGIIGSTGAGKSTLVNLLVRLVDVSQGEILLNGTDIRHMDVFELRSHFGFVPQKNVLFSGTIADNLKFGSQLVDEDAMIKATQTASIYDFINNSKDQFESTVVQGGTNFSGGQRQRLCIARALAINPNILVLDDSTSALDAATESAVMKAIDDNYPTLTLINIAQKISSVRMMDRIVVLNEGQIVGLGTHDDLLEHCTVYQEIYESQMRKEASYE